The Anabaena sp. PCC 7108 region CGCTGTTTTGGAGATGTTTGGAGTGCGATCGCTGTTTGAGAATGTGGGGAGGTGCGATCACTGTTAGAAGATATAGTAGGAGATGCTGGTGCAATTAATGATGTTATTCAGGCATAATAACAGGAATAACCTGATTTTTATATTGACGATAAATCCTAAAATCACTATCTAAAGTGAAAATACTACTTCCTCTAATTAATTCACTCATTCTTACTAAACAAGCATCAGCTAAAGACATGGAAATTGATATTGTTTCATTAATTGCTTAATTACTGTTACTTCTTCACTTAAATTAAAAGGTATTTTAATTACTTCTGCTTCCAATAAAGATAAAATAGCACTTTCTCCTCCATGAACATTTTGTAATAAAAAACAAGATTCCGCAATAACCGATTCACAAGTAAATAAAGGAGGGCGTGAATTTTTCCATTTTTCTACTGTCCATTCATGAAAATTATCACTTTTATCAATAAAAGCAACTAAAGGAGAAGTATCTATAATAATTTCTGATTTCATTATTTACCAAATCCTTGAAGATATCTTTTATTAGTAGATAAATCACCAATACCACTTTCTACAGATCCAGCCCATTCTTTAGCTAAATCATAAGCTGAAACTTCTTGATTGTCTTGTGATTTTGGTTTTTTACTGTGCATAAATTCCACAAAATCTAAGATAGTTTGTTGCTGTTCAATAGTTAGATTTCTAAATTTCTCTAACAGTGTATTTTCTTGAATTATAGGTTTATTAATTGCTTGAGACATAGTTTTTCTACAACAATTAAACAATTTTCATTAACATTATATCAATTTTTTAAACCTTCTACAACTTATTTGTGCGATCGCTGTTTTGGGATGTTGGGAGTGCGATCAGTTGTTGGGGGATGTATGGGGTGCGATCGCTTGTTGAGAATGTGGGGGATGAGCGATCGTTGTTTTTGGGGTGTGGAGATGCGATCGCTGTTTGGGGATGTGGGAATGCGATCGCTGTTTGGGGTTTGGAGGGTGTGCGATCGCTGTTTGGGGATGTGGGGATGCGATCGCTTTTGGGGATGTTGGGAGTGCGATCGCTTTTTGGGGGTGTGGAGGTGCGATCGCTGTTACTGAATACTTTCAATTAATTTAATATTATTTCTCAACCATTCATTAACTAAAATTTGCGCATCAATATTTTTCTCTTGAGCGATTTTTTTGAAAAAATTATCAACATCTGGTTCAAGGTAAATAGGATAATGAAAAGTTGCATCAGGATGATAAAATTTACCTTGTTCAGCTTGTGAAAAATCATATTCTGCTTTCATAGCTTTCTTCCTTGATAATACTGCTGTTCATTAAAAGTTGCTTTCCGTGCTGAAATAATACGAATCAAACACGAGTCTTCATCTGTTTGTTCAAAAGTATGAATAACAACCCTTAAAATACCCGTTTCATCTAAACCTATAGTAATCCATCTGTCTTCATAATCACTATGTTCTTCATCATATAAACTTAACTGATATTGATCACGAAAAACAGTTGATGCTAAACGAAAATTGATTTGATGTTTACGAATATTCTGTTTTTCTTTTGCTGGATTCCAATCAAAATTATAACGCAAATTTATAAATTACAAGAAATTAAATAAGTTGATATCATAATTATAACCATAATTTTATACTTTAACAGTGTTATCGGTAGTTTACCGTAGGTATCACTGTTTGGGGATGTTGGGGGTGCGATAGCGAAGCGCTCCATAGGAATCGCTTTTAGGATGTGTGGGAGTGCGATAGCGCAAGGGCTGACTTGTCAGTTCGCTGTTTGGGGATGTGGAGAGGTGCAATAGCGTATCCCTGACGGGACTCGAAGAGGTAGTGATCCGTAGGAATCGCTGTTATAAACTACCAAACAATAGCAACTAAACCCGACGCAGTTATATTTTGGTCGCACGTCAATAACTGCACAATTTCACCTTGACTGGCTAAAGCTAACGCAGTTGCCGCAATTTGTCTATCGTGCATTTCATTAATAGCAGATAAACTCATAGTCATTTCAATTACATCTTGATCAAGGGGATAAATTACCACACGAGGATCAGCTTCTACTGCTAAAATTACATCTTTAGGAGCAGGAATAGATGTTCTACCTCTTTCTACAATCCAAACAGCTTCAGCTAAAGTAGTCGCAGGAATAACTAACTGTGAATTAGGATCACAAAGGATAACTTTAGCATTTGCACCTAACTTTAAATTACCTTCAAGAAACCAGATTAAAGCATGAGTATCTAGGACATATTTCATAATTTATTATGACCAGTCTAAACTGTCCTCACTATCCCCATGAAATTCAGCAATTTCAAAATCTGCTTCTGTTGACTGGTTATTACCAGAAAACATACCAAACTTCATCATTTGATTTTTCTGCTGATTTTTTTGCGA contains the following coding sequences:
- a CDS encoding type II toxin-antitoxin system VapC family toxin; amino-acid sequence: MKSEIIIDTSPLVAFIDKSDNFHEWTVEKWKNSRPPLFTCESVIAESCFLLQNVHGGESAILSLLEAEVIKIPFNLSEEVTVIKQLMKQYQFPCL
- a CDS encoding BrnT family toxin, with the translated sequence MRYNFDWNPAKEKQNIRKHQINFRLASTVFRDQYQLSLYDEEHSDYEDRWITIGLDETGILRVVIHTFEQTDEDSCLIRIISARKATFNEQQYYQGRKL
- a CDS encoding type II toxin-antitoxin system VapC family toxin codes for the protein MKYVLDTHALIWFLEGNLKLGANAKVILCDPNSQLVIPATTLAEAVWIVERGRTSIPAPKDVILAVEADPRVVIYPLDQDVIEMTMSLSAINEMHDRQIAATALALASQGEIVQLLTCDQNITASGLVAIVW